The Pleurodeles waltl isolate 20211129_DDA chromosome 6, aPleWal1.hap1.20221129, whole genome shotgun sequence genome has a segment encoding these proteins:
- the LOC138301537 gene encoding olfactory receptor 6M1-like: MELELEVFPMPFLAIDLQDQQRQMIINASEEGNELELVQDFIIMGFKGLSGRQSIFFVIFLLIYLLTVAANGTIIGLAWIDQRLHTPMYFFLGNYSFLEMVYVTTTVPKLLEIFLSDNHAISFSACVTQLFMFSILGIAECFFLAIMSFDRYLAICYPLHYVTIMNFKLGIYLVLGCWMLGVLFAFFPIFMIASLPFCGPKKVDHFLCEATPVLKLSCSDTTVLKTVLSIFACIVIFTSFTFIMVSYTYVIIAIYKMPSRRGKQKAFSTCSSHLTVVVIFFLTASVMYVSPSEKDILRNQVAAVCYSIITPCLNPFIYSLRNKDMKEALRSVVNRTRGWPMHASIVKVVFREEKATK, from the coding sequence ACAAATGATCATAAATGCCAGTGAAGAAGGAAATGAGCTTGAGCTTGTCCAAGACTTTATTATCATGGGATTTAAAGGGCTTTCAGGAAGGCAGAGCATCTTCTTTGTCATTTTTCTGCTCATCTACCTCCTTACAGTGGCAGCTAATGGTACCATAATTGGATTGGCGTGGATCGACCAGCGTCTTCACACACCTATGTACTTCTTCTTGGGCAACTATTCATTTCTAGAGATGGTGTATGTAACAACAACTGTTCCTAAACTTTTGGAGATATTTTTGTCTGATAACCATGCCATTTCATTTTCAGCCTGCGTTACTCAGTTATTCATGTTCAGCATTCTTGGTATTGCTGAATGTTTCTTCTTAGCGATCATGTCATTTGATAGGTATTTAGCCATCTGTTACCCTCTTCATTATGTCACCATCATGAATTTCAAATTAGGCATCTACCTGGTATTAGGTTGCTGGATGCTTGGTGTCCTTTTTGCATTTTTCCCCATATTTATGATTGCATCTTTGCCATTTTGTGGCCCCAAGAAAGTTGATCATTTTCTATGTGAAGCAACCCCCGTGTTAAAACTCTCATGTTCTGATACAACTGTCTTAAAAACAGTCTTGTCTATCTTTGCATGCATCGTGATATTCACGTCATTTACCTTCATCATGGTTTCTTATACTTATGTCATAATCGCCATCTACAAGATGCCCTCTAGAAGAGGCAAGCAGAAGGCCTTTTCCACGTGTTCCTCGCACCTCACGGTGGTCGTCATTTTTTTTCTAACTGCCAGTGTGATGTATGTCAGTCCCTCCGAAAAGGATATTCTTCGGAACCAAGTAGCAGCTGTGTGTTACAGCATCATAACTCCATGCCTCAATCCTTTCATCTACAGCCTGCGGAACAAGGACATGAAAGAAGCCCTGAGGAGCGTGGTGAACAGGACTAGAGGTTGGCCTATGCATGCGAGCATTGTTAAAGTAGTGTTCCGAGAAGAGAAAGCAACGAAGTGA